Proteins from a single region of Pseudodesulfovibrio portus:
- the murJ gene encoding murein biosynthesis integral membrane protein MurJ, with protein MSAHGKSIARNAAVVAGATLVSRILGFVRDIIVAFALGAGLFADAFFVAFRIPNLLRRLFGEGSLTMAFIPVYSRVLEEEGEEAARAMARSAMVWLAVILVGITVLVEILARPLTMAIAPGFLDNAVQFAVTVDLVRICFPYVIFICSVALCMGILNARNHFLAPALAPVALNIALIGAALFGYFFGFNVAYCMAWGVLAGGAAQWLLQQPFLTRAGFSWRGSWSWRNKGVARMGLLMLPTVFGAAVYQINILLGTLLASFLPVGSVSYLYYADRLVQFPLGVFGIAVSTAALPSLSRLAAKGELEEFDKALSASLGLTLFIALPAAAGLIGLAGPVIGLLFERGAFTAQAVVATAQALVAYSVGLPFIALARPLVAAFYALEDTRTPVKIAVLCLIANVGLGVWLMQPLAHVGLALAVSASSLLNFALLHVLLTRKRGTRLLPSGTVLKTGALSILIGWGAFTTAAWHPWWLLLIPVWVILYVVLALVLRLDEARLFVDVFRARVRRKAKGA; from the coding sequence ATGTCCGCACACGGGAAATCCATAGCCAGGAACGCTGCGGTGGTGGCCGGAGCCACGCTGGTTTCGCGCATTCTCGGGTTTGTGCGCGACATCATCGTGGCCTTTGCCCTGGGCGCGGGGTTGTTCGCGGACGCCTTTTTCGTGGCCTTCCGCATCCCGAACCTGTTGCGGCGGCTCTTCGGCGAGGGGTCCCTGACCATGGCCTTCATCCCGGTCTATTCCCGGGTGCTGGAGGAAGAGGGCGAGGAAGCGGCCCGGGCCATGGCCCGTTCGGCCATGGTGTGGCTGGCCGTCATCCTGGTCGGCATCACGGTCCTGGTGGAGATCCTTGCCCGTCCCCTGACCATGGCCATTGCGCCCGGCTTCCTGGACAACGCGGTCCAGTTCGCGGTCACCGTGGACCTGGTGCGCATCTGCTTCCCGTACGTCATCTTCATTTGTTCCGTTGCCCTGTGCATGGGCATCCTCAACGCACGCAACCATTTCCTGGCCCCGGCCCTGGCCCCTGTGGCGCTCAACATCGCCCTCATCGGGGCCGCCCTGTTCGGCTATTTCTTCGGTTTCAACGTGGCCTACTGCATGGCCTGGGGCGTGCTCGCGGGGGGCGCGGCCCAGTGGCTGCTGCAACAGCCCTTCCTGACGCGCGCCGGGTTCTCCTGGCGCGGTTCGTGGTCGTGGCGCAACAAGGGCGTGGCCCGCATGGGGCTGCTCATGCTGCCCACGGTGTTCGGGGCCGCGGTCTACCAGATCAACATCCTGCTCGGCACATTGCTCGCCTCGTTCCTGCCCGTGGGCTCGGTGTCCTATCTCTATTACGCGGACCGGCTGGTCCAGTTCCCTCTCGGCGTGTTCGGCATCGCCGTGTCCACGGCGGCTCTGCCGTCCCTGTCCAGGCTGGCGGCCAAGGGCGAGCTGGAGGAGTTCGACAAGGCGTTGTCCGCCTCGCTTGGGCTGACATTGTTCATCGCCCTGCCTGCCGCTGCCGGGCTCATCGGCCTGGCCGGGCCGGTCATCGGCCTGCTGTTCGAGCGGGGCGCGTTCACCGCTCAGGCCGTGGTCGCCACGGCCCAGGCACTGGTGGCCTATTCCGTGGGGCTTCCGTTCATTGCCCTGGCCCGGCCCCTGGTGGCCGCGTTCTACGCCCTGGAGGATACGCGCACCCCGGTCAAGATCGCCGTGCTCTGCCTGATCGCCAATGTCGGCCTCGGCGTCTGGCTCATGCAGCCCCTGGCCCACGTGGGGCTTGCCCTGGCCGTGTCCGCCTCGTCCCTGCTCAACTTCGCGCTCCTGCACGTGCTGCTGACCCGCAAGCGCGGCACGCGGCTCTTGCCCTCCGGCACGGTGCTCAAGACCGGGGCGCTGTCCATCCTCATCGGCTGGGGCGCGTTCACAACCGCTGCCTGGCACCCGTGGTGGCTGCTGCTCATCCCGGTCTGGGTGATTCTGTATGTGGTCCTGGCCCTCGTGCTCCGGCTCGACGAGGCCCGGCTGTTCGTGGATGTGTTCCGGGCTCGCGTCCGGCGCAAGGCAAAGGGGGCGTGA
- the mutM gene encoding bifunctional DNA-formamidopyrimidine glycosylase/DNA-(apurinic or apyrimidinic site) lyase, translating to MPELPEVEVIARGLDATLKGRTIVSAEVPGLTRLSEPANTLVPKAVGRTIRRAYRRAKVLLIELDDRSTLVFHLKMTGRVVHGERRAADRHDRILFNLDDGSQLIFSDMRKFGYVRAFTPEELAEWDFLKRAGPEPLETAPEELAGRIRDRRSAVKALLLNQSVVAGVGNIYADESLFRAGLHPETRGDRIGQAKAVELFAHLQDVLKLAISENGSSISDYVNASGDAGAFQNSFNVYGKKGCCCVRCESRLQAVKVAGRTSTFCPKCQKKR from the coding sequence ATGCCGGAACTGCCCGAAGTGGAAGTCATTGCGCGTGGTTTGGACGCGACGCTCAAAGGCCGGACCATCGTCTCAGCCGAGGTCCCGGGCCTGACGCGGCTCTCCGAACCGGCCAACACCCTGGTTCCCAAGGCCGTGGGCCGCACCATCAGGCGGGCGTACCGGCGGGCCAAGGTCCTGCTCATCGAGCTGGACGACCGGTCCACCCTGGTTTTCCACCTCAAGATGACCGGGCGGGTGGTCCACGGGGAGCGGCGCGCGGCAGACAGGCACGACCGCATCCTGTTCAACCTGGACGACGGGTCGCAGCTCATTTTTTCCGACATGCGCAAGTTCGGCTATGTGCGCGCCTTCACGCCCGAGGAACTGGCCGAATGGGATTTCCTGAAACGGGCCGGACCCGAGCCGCTCGAGACCGCTCCCGAGGAGCTGGCCGGGCGCATCCGGGACCGCCGGTCGGCCGTCAAGGCGTTGCTCCTCAACCAGTCCGTGGTGGCCGGGGTGGGCAACATCTATGCGGACGAGTCCCTGTTCCGGGCCGGGCTGCACCCCGAGACAAGGGGCGACCGGATTGGGCAGGCCAAGGCGGTGGAGTTGTTCGCCCATCTGCAGGACGTGCTGAAGCTGGCCATCAGCGAGAACGGCAGCTCCATTTCGGATTACGTGAACGCCAGCGGCGACGCCGGGGCGTTCCAGAACAGTTTTAACGTGTACGGCAAGAAAGGCTGCTGTTGCGTACGCTGCGAGAGCCGGCTTCAGGCCGTGAAAGTGGCGGGCAGGACATCGACTTTTTGCCCGAAATGTCAGAAAAAACGATAA
- a CDS encoding DUF6125 family protein, which produces MNSDTTAELAEVVRQLSAHYGLWLAEAVHQLGLDAALSAEQEAGDRLAAILTGKLERVLGRAPGTLLDGVDPATLDKAIQALRTGWLAADGVWFQAVEKAAGMDSAKRVNDTCWTRFAPLEARRAKARLNLPDRGGIPALKAAMAARMYCHLNEWEFVEETEGSIVFRMTDCRVQTARKRRGLADYPCKSGGTVEYTGFSREIDDRFRCECVACPPDDHPEEWACAWRFTLRRD; this is translated from the coding sequence ATGAATTCCGACACGACGGCGGAGTTGGCCGAAGTCGTTCGCCAGCTTTCAGCCCACTACGGCCTGTGGCTGGCAGAGGCCGTGCACCAGCTCGGCCTGGACGCGGCGCTTTCCGCAGAGCAGGAGGCGGGCGACCGGCTCGCGGCCATCCTGACCGGCAAGCTGGAGCGCGTCCTGGGCCGTGCCCCCGGCACGCTGCTGGACGGCGTGGACCCGGCGACGCTGGACAAGGCGATCCAGGCCCTGCGCACGGGCTGGCTGGCCGCCGACGGCGTATGGTTCCAGGCCGTGGAAAAGGCGGCGGGCATGGACTCGGCCAAGCGGGTCAACGACACCTGCTGGACGCGGTTCGCGCCCCTGGAGGCCCGCCGGGCCAAGGCCCGGCTCAACCTGCCGGACCGGGGCGGCATCCCGGCCCTCAAGGCGGCCATGGCCGCCCGCATGTACTGCCATCTCAACGAGTGGGAGTTCGTGGAGGAGACCGAAGGGTCCATCGTCTTCCGCATGACCGACTGCCGGGTGCAGACCGCCCGCAAGCGCCGGGGGCTGGCCGACTACCCGTGCAAGTCCGGCGGCACGGTCGAGTACACCGGCTTTTCCCGCGAGATCGACGACCGGTTCAGGTGCGAGTGCGTGGCCTGTCCGCCTGACGACCACCCGGAAGAGTGGGCCTGCGCCTGGCGGTTCACCCTGCGCCGCGACTGA
- a CDS encoding acyloxyacyl hydrolase: MKHLLFALALIIGMLIAVSPACAEDSIFSEVRGGVYVHDIDFWSFDREDGSDVNAELLFVSPEFLDVVWSPRPHMGVTVNTAGNTSHAYTGLTWEYDIFGDFFVDGSLGLSVHNGYLDTDKTDRKSLGSPVLFRIGAAVGYNLTEKVNLSIQFEHMSNAYLANENEGMDNVGLRLGYRF, translated from the coding sequence ATGAAACATCTGCTTTTCGCTCTGGCCCTGATCATCGGGATGCTCATTGCCGTTTCCCCTGCCTGTGCGGAGGACTCCATTTTTTCCGAAGTGCGGGGCGGCGTGTACGTCCACGACATTGATTTCTGGAGCTTTGACCGCGAGGACGGGTCCGACGTCAACGCGGAACTCCTGTTCGTGTCGCCGGAGTTCCTGGACGTCGTCTGGTCGCCGAGGCCGCACATGGGCGTGACCGTCAACACGGCGGGCAACACTTCCCACGCCTACACCGGCCTGACCTGGGAGTACGACATCTTCGGCGATTTCTTCGTGGACGGCAGCCTGGGGCTGTCCGTGCACAACGGCTACCTGGACACCGACAAGACCGACCGCAAGTCCCTGGGCTCGCCGGTCCTGTTCCGCATCGGCGCGGCCGTCGGGTACAACCTGACGGAAAAAGTCAACCTGTCCATCCAGTTCGAGCATATGTCCAACGCCTATCTTGCCAACGAGAACGAGGGCATGGACAACGTGGGCCTCCGCCTGGGCTACCGGTTTTAG
- a CDS encoding ChaN family lipoprotein, which yields MRYNRLLVFGLLGLALTLGACVKRNVEISSHPPLSVTFLPQKGDLVSKYGNPVDFKEITEIASGYDYILIGEGHRNPVDHKVQQAVLEALSNNGDGLSLGLEMVAVDKQPVLDDFGKGQVAVDGLAEELEWAERWGYPFSHFREHFKIARRNSVPVAGLNVPASVTRKISREGLDALTDEERAYLPGEIVPPATDQRAFLDAIFGMHETKDPGDAVQRERFFLVQSIWDSKMAEEAVRLRKKYDWPVLVVAGEGHVEYGWGIAKRIRWFDPGARVLSIMPWRGESFDDEAGDLFFYSPDSYQSKMGALLTAQPEGGLLVESVERASRAARAGLRPGDVLVEASGVPLQSLMSLHVAGKKVHDADEPLVFTVRRGETSFTSDVGKLGVARKKPAESAAKTEEGNE from the coding sequence ATGCGATACAACCGACTGTTGGTGTTCGGGCTGCTCGGCCTGGCTTTGACCCTGGGGGCATGCGTGAAAAGAAACGTGGAAATTTCGTCGCATCCGCCGCTGTCCGTGACCTTCCTTCCGCAGAAAGGCGACCTCGTCTCCAAATACGGGAATCCGGTCGATTTCAAGGAAATCACTGAGATTGCGTCCGGTTATGACTATATTCTGATTGGCGAGGGGCACCGGAATCCAGTGGACCACAAGGTTCAGCAAGCCGTGTTGGAGGCCCTGTCCAACAACGGCGACGGCCTCTCCCTGGGGCTTGAGATGGTGGCCGTGGACAAGCAGCCCGTACTCGATGATTTCGGCAAGGGGCAGGTGGCCGTGGACGGCCTGGCCGAGGAGTTGGAGTGGGCCGAAAGGTGGGGCTATCCCTTTTCCCATTTCCGGGAACATTTCAAGATCGCCCGCAGGAATTCCGTGCCCGTGGCCGGGTTGAACGTGCCCGCGAGCGTGACGCGCAAGATTTCCAGGGAAGGGTTGGACGCGCTGACCGATGAGGAGCGGGCGTATCTTCCCGGGGAGATCGTCCCCCCGGCCACGGACCAGCGTGCCTTCCTGGACGCCATATTCGGCATGCATGAGACAAAGGACCCCGGGGACGCGGTGCAGCGCGAGCGGTTTTTCCTGGTCCAGTCCATCTGGGATTCCAAGATGGCCGAGGAAGCGGTCCGGCTGCGCAAGAAATACGACTGGCCGGTGCTGGTCGTCGCCGGAGAGGGCCATGTTGAATACGGCTGGGGCATTGCCAAGCGCATCCGCTGGTTCGATCCGGGCGCGCGCGTACTGTCCATCATGCCCTGGCGCGGCGAGTCCTTCGATGACGAGGCGGGCGACCTGTTTTTCTATTCCCCGGACTCCTACCAGTCCAAAATGGGTGCGCTGCTGACCGCACAGCCCGAGGGCGGCCTGCTCGTGGAATCCGTCGAGCGCGCTTCGCGCGCTGCCAGGGCGGGGTTACGGCCCGGCGATGTGCTTGTCGAAGCTTCCGGCGTGCCTCTTCAATCTCTAATGAGTTTGCATGTGGCCGGGAAAAAAGTTCATGACGCGGATGAACCGCTGGTCTTTACCGTGCGCCGGGGCGAGACGTCCTTCACTTCCGACGTGGGCAAACTCGGCGTGGCCAGGAAAAAACCCGCCGAGTCTGCGGCGAAAACCGAAGAGGGCAATGAATGA
- a CDS encoding phenylacetate--CoA ligase family protein: MTRKDRTEGIYSRREVLDESERRQYCQLQLKELLSYAYRYSEDVKKRFDRAQFNVDKFRTLNDLKHIPIIKKKELIFLQSMGPRLGGLLTKDLGELQRVFLSPGPIFDPEDRSEDYWGWTEGFYAAGFRSGDLAQITFNYHLAPAGLMFEEPLRNLACAVVPAGPGNTNSQIEIMQKLRVTGYVGTPSYLMHLAQKAEEMGLSLRKDLFLEVAFVTGEKFSEKMRSTLEKKFDCIMRQGYGTADVGCIGYECFHKSGLHLSNRAYVEICHPDTGIPLKDGEVGEIVVTAFNKTYPLIRLATGDLGYLDRSPCSCGRTSPRLGGIVGRVDTTARIKGMFVYPHQVEQVMARFEEVKRWQIEVTNPGGIDEMILSIEAGQFNQEDELLHLFREKIKLRPILKVLAPGTLPPQIRPIEDKRTWD; encoded by the coding sequence ATGACAAGAAAAGACCGCACAGAGGGAATCTATTCCCGCCGCGAGGTGCTCGACGAGTCGGAGCGCCGACAGTATTGCCAGCTCCAGCTGAAAGAGCTGCTGTCCTACGCCTACCGCTACTCCGAGGACGTCAAGAAGCGGTTCGACCGCGCCCAGTTCAATGTGGACAAGTTTCGCACCCTGAACGACCTCAAGCATATCCCCATCATCAAGAAGAAGGAACTGATCTTCCTCCAGTCCATGGGCCCCCGCCTCGGCGGACTGCTTACCAAGGACCTGGGCGAGCTGCAGCGCGTGTTCCTCTCACCCGGCCCGATTTTTGATCCCGAGGACCGCTCCGAGGATTACTGGGGCTGGACCGAGGGCTTTTACGCCGCCGGTTTCCGTTCCGGCGACCTGGCCCAGATCACCTTCAACTACCACCTCGCGCCCGCGGGCCTCATGTTCGAGGAGCCCCTGCGCAACCTGGCCTGCGCCGTGGTGCCCGCCGGTCCCGGCAACACCAACTCCCAGATCGAGATCATGCAGAAGCTGCGCGTGACCGGCTACGTCGGCACCCCCAGCTACCTCATGCATCTCGCCCAGAAGGCCGAGGAAATGGGCCTGTCCCTGCGCAAGGACCTGTTCCTCGAGGTCGCCTTCGTCACCGGCGAGAAGTTCTCCGAGAAGATGCGCTCCACCCTGGAAAAGAAGTTCGACTGCATCATGCGCCAGGGCTACGGCACCGCCGACGTCGGCTGCATCGGCTACGAATGCTTCCACAAGTCCGGGCTGCATCTCTCCAACCGCGCCTACGTCGAAATCTGCCATCCCGACACCGGCATCCCGCTCAAGGACGGCGAGGTCGGCGAGATCGTGGTCACGGCCTTCAACAAGACCTACCCGCTCATCCGTCTGGCCACCGGCGATCTCGGCTACCTGGACCGCTCTCCCTGCTCCTGCGGACGCACCTCCCCGCGCCTGGGCGGCATCGTCGGCCGCGTGGACACCACCGCCCGCATCAAGGGCATGTTCGTGTACCCGCATCAGGTCGAGCAGGTCATGGCCCGGTTCGAAGAGGTCAAGCGCTGGCAGATCGAAGTCACCAACCCCGGCGGCATCGACGAGATGATCCTGTCCATCGAGGCCGGCCAGTTCAACCAGGAAGACGAGCTGCTGCACCTCTTCCGCGAGAAGATCAAGCTGCGCCCGATCCTCAAGGTGCTCGCGCCCGGAACCCTGCCCCCGCAGATCCGGCCCATCGAAGACAAGCGCACCTGGGACTAG
- a CDS encoding site-specific integrase, with product MPYKEKRRWRGSVRFTPSDGSPQIRRTQLFDKMKDAEKWENKTREALELADAEKRKDMHRVGLEVLVGDWANAYMDYATATWSKGSCSDKRLAFRRLFEMTVRPNQLVHEITPVMSLNHLSRLKQQTTGNTANRDRKNLAAAWKWGARYLGMDKTNPFRSVDKFPEQRHPRWVPPLEDFRKVVDAATPLQRQLLLLAFHTAARRGELWKLKCSEVNLATGMIGFWTNKRRSGNAEFDELPISGMLRAHLAEWKLMSRDEELVFGSRFEGLLDINNRWLRRLCADVGVKNFGYHGIRHLSASIAIHNGATILEVQQLLRHKSIATTQRYIHKVKKSTGAVDALDAAWRDDGNRKPPALKLVR from the coding sequence ATGCCTTACAAGGAAAAAAGACGGTGGCGTGGGTCCGTGCGCTTTACGCCATCCGACGGTTCGCCTCAGATCAGGCGCACCCAGCTCTTTGACAAGATGAAAGACGCTGAAAAATGGGAAAACAAGACCCGAGAAGCCTTGGAGCTCGCCGATGCGGAAAAACGAAAGGACATGCATCGCGTGGGCCTGGAAGTCCTGGTCGGGGATTGGGCGAATGCCTACATGGATTACGCCACGGCCACTTGGTCGAAGGGAAGCTGCTCGGATAAGCGCCTTGCGTTTCGGCGTTTGTTCGAAATGACGGTGCGTCCCAATCAGTTGGTTCATGAGATCACCCCGGTGATGTCCCTGAACCACCTGAGTCGGCTCAAGCAGCAGACCACGGGGAACACGGCCAATCGGGACCGGAAAAACCTTGCCGCCGCCTGGAAGTGGGGTGCGCGGTATTTGGGAATGGACAAGACGAATCCGTTCCGATCCGTGGACAAGTTCCCCGAGCAGCGCCACCCGAGGTGGGTTCCGCCCCTTGAGGACTTCCGCAAGGTCGTGGATGCGGCAACGCCCTTGCAGCGGCAACTGCTTCTGCTGGCGTTCCACACGGCTGCCCGCCGGGGCGAATTGTGGAAGCTCAAGTGCTCGGAAGTCAATCTGGCCACGGGCATGATCGGTTTCTGGACCAACAAGCGCAGAAGCGGGAATGCCGAGTTCGACGAGCTGCCCATTTCCGGCATGCTCAGGGCGCATCTGGCGGAATGGAAGCTGATGTCCAGGGATGAGGAACTGGTGTTCGGAAGCCGGTTCGAAGGCCTTTTGGACATCAACAACCGCTGGCTGCGGCGGCTGTGCGCCGATGTCGGCGTGAAGAACTTCGGTTATCACGGAATCCGCCACCTGTCCGCCAGCATCGCCATCCATAACGGGGCGACCATCCTGGAAGTGCAGCAGTTGCTTCGTCACAAGTCCATTGCGACGACCCAGCGGTACATCCACAAGGTCAAGAAAAGTACCGGCGCGGTGGATGCCCTGGATGCGGCCTGGCGGGATGACGGGAACAGGAAACCGCCTGCCCTGAAGTTGGTCCGGTGA
- a CDS encoding helix-turn-helix domain-containing protein translates to MNVDTVLTVKQVAQLLGISESLVRRRDMKVRLKAFIVGTRGIRFLRENVDAYRARNTVGESDQPDDIPMPKKRQRKNLTDKHKLWQRESR, encoded by the coding sequence GTGAACGTGGATACTGTGTTAACGGTTAAACAAGTTGCCCAGCTTTTGGGAATATCCGAAAGCCTTGTCAGGCGTCGCGATATGAAGGTTCGTTTGAAGGCCTTCATTGTCGGAACGCGTGGAATCCGCTTCCTTCGGGAAAACGTGGATGCTTACCGGGCACGGAACACCGTGGGGGAATCGGACCAGCCAGACGATATCCCCATGCCTAAAAAACGGCAGCGGAAGAATTTGACCGACAAACACAAGCTATGGCAGCGTGAATCCCGGTAA
- a CDS encoding integrase domain-containing protein produces the protein MGKSDSLKFAANRATLSGPKSKQHRIRQTARHFVDVLRQANMGVEKWTKVTNRHFQSVADTMRADGVGDGRIAEVFTAARHVCRAYENDNISNSNATFGVRRGSIANQASRAVIPDMVKESLASMRNDASFRHAGRAAAQIELMYELGLRREESAKLDLPNDWDRENHSLLVQYGTKGGRPRTLHGLSRQQEAALERAEEFVSPSNRKGIHNLMPGGMGDNWLHRLDYAARKHGLAGKNAGGTLHGLRHERFHQMYVNHAGFEPPNQHESVQVFQEAAQATVGDEWPRLDNEARDAIEEAAGHSPGRRDISNAYLGSSY, from the coding sequence ATGGGAAAATCCGACAGCCTCAAGTTTGCGGCGAACCGGGCAACCTTGTCCGGGCCAAAATCGAAACAACACCGAATCCGCCAGACGGCCCGCCATTTCGTCGATGTTTTGCGCCAGGCGAACATGGGGGTCGAGAAGTGGACCAAGGTGACAAACAGGCACTTCCAGAGCGTGGCGGACACCATGCGTGCGGACGGCGTGGGCGACGGCAGGATTGCCGAAGTCTTCACCGCTGCCCGCCACGTCTGCCGAGCCTACGAGAACGACAATATTAGCAATAGCAACGCGACCTTCGGGGTGCGGCGCGGCTCCATCGCCAATCAGGCGTCCCGCGCGGTCATCCCGGATATGGTTAAAGAATCCCTGGCCAGCATGCGGAACGACGCGTCGTTCCGGCATGCTGGCCGGGCGGCGGCTCAGATCGAGCTGATGTATGAGCTCGGGCTGCGTCGGGAAGAATCAGCCAAGCTGGACCTGCCCAACGATTGGGACCGGGAAAACCATAGCCTTCTCGTTCAGTACGGGACAAAGGGCGGCAGGCCTCGGACCCTGCATGGTCTGTCCCGGCAACAGGAAGCGGCTCTTGAACGAGCCGAGGAATTCGTGTCCCCCTCCAACAGGAAGGGTATCCACAACCTCATGCCCGGGGGCATGGGCGACAACTGGCTGCACCGGCTGGACTATGCGGCCAGGAAACACGGCCTTGCCGGTAAGAATGCCGGAGGAACCTTGCACGGTCTTCGGCACGAAAGGTTTCATCAAATGTATGTGAATCACGCGGGCTTTGAGCCGCCCAACCAGCACGAGAGCGTGCAGGTGTTCCAGGAGGCAGCCCAGGCAACGGTCGGGGACGAATGGCCCCGGCTTGACAACGAAGCGCGAGACGCCATCGAGGAAGCGGCAGGGCATTCCCCCGGTCGCCGTGACATATCGAACGCCTATCTGGGCAGTTCCTATTAG
- a CDS encoding helix-turn-helix domain-containing protein — translation MTEDSVVDLAPVKTPEQLLKEEVGLYLKIVRETQGKPLRWVAQKLGVSNSFISQIEKGDASIPLDRVLDFSLAYDLPVPEFVRIVLVTMHNDTYRALMSILENDPEMAKAAKSCHTVADPKERARRRKALNPGLSSKSLQRMREFILENQKPTYGNPVAGDS, via the coding sequence ATGACTGAAGACAGCGTCGTTGACCTCGCCCCTGTGAAGACTCCGGAACAATTGTTGAAGGAAGAAGTCGGGCTTTATCTGAAGATTGTCCGGGAAACTCAGGGCAAACCCTTGAGATGGGTCGCCCAGAAATTGGGGGTCTCCAACTCGTTCATATCCCAGATCGAAAAGGGAGACGCTTCGATTCCACTGGATCGGGTACTCGACTTTTCCCTTGCCTATGATCTTCCTGTTCCAGAGTTCGTTCGAATCGTTCTCGTCACCATGCACAACGACACATATCGGGCGTTGATGAGCATACTGGAAAATGACCCGGAAATGGCTAAGGCTGCCAAGAGTTGCCACACGGTTGCAGATCCCAAAGAGCGAGCCAGGCGGCGCAAAGCTCTCAACCCTGGGCTGAGTTCAAAATCGCTTCAACGAATGCGGGAATTCATTTTGGAAAACCAAAAGCCGACGTATGGAAATCCGGTGGCAGGTGACTCGTGA
- a CDS encoding DNA-methyltransferase, giving the protein MIDLRKQDHLGVTSSSEDGDIHNDDAFLFLENCPSHRYEAIITDPPFEIGIAGKDWDCKKLRIDVLAYQFHRVLKPGGNVFVFCSDFQFGDWYRELSRYFTKLRKYAWCKPDSRGTNKGMFQESFELGLHVCSENSYFDKEGRYKNYVVAGKTSGNERMMPDPDEEWSTKKGEKTLHPTQKKMSVIETLVTALSKEGDTIFDPFAGTGTLGVAARNLGRKFEMVEYGFRNHIAAWDRLLGEE; this is encoded by the coding sequence GTGATTGATCTACGGAAACAAGACCACCTGGGGGTAACCTCGTCGTCCGAAGACGGCGACATCCACAACGATGATGCGTTCCTTTTTTTGGAGAATTGTCCTTCCCACCGGTACGAGGCCATAATCACCGACCCGCCTTTCGAGATCGGTATCGCTGGCAAGGATTGGGATTGCAAAAAGCTTCGGATCGACGTTCTAGCCTACCAATTCCATCGCGTTCTGAAACCTGGCGGCAATGTCTTTGTGTTCTGCTCGGATTTCCAATTCGGCGATTGGTATCGGGAGCTTTCACGCTATTTTACCAAGTTGCGCAAATATGCCTGGTGCAAACCGGATTCACGAGGCACCAACAAGGGGATGTTTCAGGAGAGCTTCGAACTCGGGCTGCATGTGTGCTCAGAAAATTCATATTTCGACAAGGAAGGCCGCTATAAAAATTATGTGGTCGCTGGAAAAACATCAGGGAATGAACGGATGATGCCTGACCCCGATGAGGAATGGTCAACCAAGAAGGGCGAAAAGACCCTTCACCCAACGCAAAAAAAAATGTCGGTAATTGAAACTCTGGTTACCGCATTGAGCAAAGAAGGCGACACCATTTTTGATCCCTTCGCAGGCACCGGAACGCTTGGGGTTGCAGCCAGGAATTTGGGCAGAAAATTCGAGATGGTCGAGTACGGCTTCCGAAACCACATCGCTGCATGGGACAGGCTTTTAGGGGAAGAGTAA
- a CDS encoding M48 family metallopeptidase gives MAIHVFPDGTVVTDAPRTATVDEIAAKVKSRGAWVLKQQRIFAAYPPAIPARRYVSGEEIRYLGRQYRLKLLVGHERSAKLKGAHLEVTLLAQDGADVAKKLVDAWLRDRADAIFHSLVGSCLERTSGIGAKTIPEWRMLRMRKRWGSCTNSGTLILNPELVAAPKDCIEYVIFHELCHLRVRNHSAAFYRLLSRVVPKWEHLRMKLNRAVELRLEY, from the coding sequence TTGGCCATCCATGTCTTCCCCGATGGTACCGTCGTCACGGATGCGCCTCGGACGGCAACTGTCGATGAGATAGCGGCCAAGGTGAAAAGCCGGGGAGCTTGGGTCCTCAAGCAGCAGAGGATATTCGCGGCTTATCCCCCGGCCATCCCGGCCAGGCGATATGTCTCCGGCGAGGAAATCAGGTATCTGGGACGGCAATATCGGTTGAAGCTGTTGGTTGGCCACGAACGTTCAGCCAAGCTCAAGGGAGCGCATCTGGAAGTGACCCTCCTGGCCCAGGATGGCGCAGATGTGGCCAAGAAACTGGTTGATGCGTGGCTTCGTGATCGGGCGGATGCGATTTTCCATTCCCTGGTGGGATCGTGCCTGGAGAGAACTTCCGGGATCGGCGCGAAAACCATTCCGGAGTGGCGAATGCTTCGGATGCGGAAACGTTGGGGAAGCTGTACCAATAGCGGTACGCTCATCCTGAACCCTGAGCTTGTCGCAGCGCCGAAGGATTGCATCGAGTACGTGATTTTCCACGAACTTTGCCATTTGCGCGTCAGGAACCACTCGGCAGCGTTTTATCGCCTGTTGTCCCGAGTCGTCCCAAAATGGGAACATCTTAGGATGAAGTTGAATAGGGCAGTCGAGCTTCGTCTCGAATATTAA